One Megamonas hypermegale genomic window carries:
- the hfq gene encoding RNA chaperone Hfq, which produces MPNKSINLQDVFLNQVRKENVGVVIHLTNGFQLRGNVKGFDNFTVILDAGGKQMMVYKHAISTISPMQPLKNSFQDNKDTKRPVSTEETNM; this is translated from the coding sequence ATGCCAAATAAATCTATTAATTTACAAGATGTATTTTTAAATCAAGTTAGAAAAGAAAATGTAGGTGTAGTCATTCATTTGACAAATGGTTTTCAGTTACGCGGCAATGTAAAAGGCTTTGATAATTTTACAGTAATTCTTGATGCTGGCGGAAAACAAATGATGGTGTATAAACATGCTATTTCTACTATTAGCCCAATGCAACCGCTTAAAAACTCTTTCCAGGATAATAAAGACACAAAAAGACCAGTATCAACAGAAGAAACTAATATGTAA